The stretch of DNA CAGATGCTTGGAACAGATGCATTTGCTGGACTGCCTACGGCTTTATTTACGTTAGGATCCGCAGCGGCGGCCTTAGTCGTAGGAAGACTTTCGCAACGTTATGGTCGTAGGACGGGACTAGCAGCTGGTTTTATAGTAGGTGGACTTGGAGCAATTGGAGTTATTATTGCAGCAATAATTAATAGTGTATTTCTATTATTTATTTCCCTGTTTATTTATGGTTCAGGGACCGCTACTAATTTACAAGCTCGTTATGCTGGTACGGACTTAGCAACTAGTAAACAGCGAGCAAAAGCTATAAGTCTTACGATGGTGTTTACCACATTTGGTGCAGTTGCTGGTCCAAACTTAGTAAATGTCATGGGGAATATTGCTGTATCAATTGGAGTTCCATCACTTGCTGGACCTTTCATTTTATCGGGTGTAGCATATATTCTAGCAGGTCTTGTCCTTTACATCATGCTTCGCCCAGATCCGTTAATTATTGCTAGAATGATAGAATCATCTAAACGAGAACAAAATGTGAATGTGCAAACAGTTTCATTTGACCAAGTGGAAAATAAAAGAGGTGTTATCGTCGGTGCGACTATTATGGTTCTTACTCAAATCGTAATGGTGGCAATAATGACGATGACCCCAGTTCATATGCAACATCATGGTCATGGCTTAGGGGCAGTAGGACTTGTTATTGGTTTTCATATAGGGGCAATGTATCTCCCTTCACTCGTTACAGGATTTCTAGTAGATAAATTGGGGCGTACTGTAATGGCCATTGCTGCTGGTACTACATTGCTTCTAGCTGGATTAGTGGGAGCTTTTGCACCTGGAGATTCAATGGTCCTTCTAATAATTGCTCTGTCATTACTAGGATTAGGTTGGAATTTTGGTTTAATCAGCGGGACTGCACTTATTGTTGACTCCACTGAATTTTCAACACGAGCCAAAACGCAAGGTAAAGTAGATGTTTTAATTGCACTATCCGGTGCTGGTGGGGGAGCACTATCCGGAATGGTCGTCGCTGGCTCAAGTTACACAACCTTATCCTTAGTTGGTGGAATTTTATCCTTGTTACTCGTTCCAGTAGTAGTCTGGTCTCGAAGAGCAAAAAAAGCTGAAATAAATGTCCAAACTAAAGGAACAAATGTAGGATAGTTGTGGACAGAGGTGTGGACATAGGGACAGGTCCCTTGTCCATCCATTATTTGGTAGGTAGTGACCTGTCACCATGACCAACCTTCTTTATATACAACGAAAACATACCGTAAAGAGAGTGCATAGATCATATTCTCTTTGTGGTTTTTTTAGTTACTATATAGTAAGGAATCAAAGTTGCCGCTCAGAAAGAAATATGAAAATATTGACAGTATAATCCAATTGAGTTAGTGTTTCAATTATTGAAAGGGGAAAGGGTTATGCATTTAAAAAATTTAGCAGCCGAGATAGCAAAAATATATAAGATTAATCCAAAAGTTGAAGCTGTTTTACTAGGAGGTTCTGTATCAAGGAATTGGGAGGATAAGTATTCCGATGTTGAATTGTTCGTTTTTTGGAAAGAACGACCATCAGATGAGGATAGGAGAACTCCAATCAAAAAGGTAAAAGGAGATATTATCGACTTTCACCCATTCGAAGATGAAGAATGGTCTGAAACGTATACAACTGAAGGGGTTAAATTAGAAATAAGTAATTTCTTAACACATACAATAAACAAGATAATAGATGATGTCACAATATCATTTGACACGGATTTAGATAAGCAATGTATCGTAGCAACGGTTCACGATGGAGTTTCACTGAGTGGAGATTTAGTGAATAAAAATATGAAGGAAAAAGTAAATAACTACCCAGTAG from Sutcliffiella cohnii encodes:
- a CDS encoding MFS transporter → MAGKSFQLNKSYIDSEEKQRMLYKRTLIIVSISQIFGGAGLAAGITVGAILAQQMLGTDAFAGLPTALFTLGSAAAALVVGRLSQRYGRRTGLAAGFIVGGLGAIGVIIAAIINSVFLLFISLFIYGSGTATNLQARYAGTDLATSKQRAKAISLTMVFTTFGAVAGPNLVNVMGNIAVSIGVPSLAGPFILSGVAYILAGLVLYIMLRPDPLIIARMIESSKREQNVNVQTVSFDQVENKRGVIVGATIMVLTQIVMVAIMTMTPVHMQHHGHGLGAVGLVIGFHIGAMYLPSLVTGFLVDKLGRTVMAIAAGTTLLLAGLVGAFAPGDSMVLLIIALSLLGLGWNFGLISGTALIVDSTEFSTRAKTQGKVDVLIALSGAGGGALSGMVVAGSSYTTLSLVGGILSLLLVPVVVWSRRAKKAEINVQTKGTNVG
- a CDS encoding DUF4037 domain-containing protein — translated: MHLKNLAAEIAKIYKINPKVEAVLLGGSVSRNWEDKYSDVELFVFWKERPSDEDRRTPIKKVKGDIIDFHPFEDEEWSETYTTEGVKLEISNFLTHTINKIIDDVTISFDTDLDKQCIVATVHDGVSLSGDLVNKNMKEKVNNYPVELSIAMIEEYIHLGNRWNNREALLNRKDWLMLYKVMVDVQTNVMGMLFGLNRQYVHHPAFKWQKQSLQSMNITPENIVNRLDSIFLDHPSNSVKELEVIIGDVYELIQREYPQIELSSVIDKSLFLRPKQETK